One genomic region from Xenopus laevis strain J_2021 chromosome 2L, Xenopus_laevis_v10.1, whole genome shotgun sequence encodes:
- the khdrbs1.L gene encoding KH domain-containing, RNA-binding, signal transduction-associated protein 1 isoform X1 — METETKYLPELMAEKDSLDPSFTHAMSLLGKEIERLKKGGDAKKEEEDTFLDLFSHKNMKLKERILIPVKLYPKFNFVGKILGPQGNTIKRLQEETGAKISVLGKGSMRDKAKEENLRKGGDPKYSHLNMDLHVFIEVFGPPCESYTRMAHAMEEVKKFLVPLTPESFSYQDMMDDICQDQFMELSYLNGAPPEQTRGGSRGGPSRGRGGPPPAAASSRGRAGPLRPLVPRGAPGRGSITRGGSVSRPVPPSSANRGAPAGRSRGAAIQRISLPPPAPETYDEYGYEDSYAEPSYEGYEGYYNQSQGETEYYDYGHGEGPESYESYGQDNWNGSRPSLKVPSSRPLKGGAYREHPYGRF, encoded by the exons AGATTGAAAGGCTGAAGAAGGGAGGCGATGCTAaaaaggaggaagaagacactTTTCTTGACTTATTTTCCCATAAAAACATGAAATTGAAAGAGCGTATTTTGATCCCAGTCAAACTTTATCCCAag TTTAATTTTGTTGGAAAGATCCTTGGACCACAGGGAAACACAATCAAAAGGTTACAGGAGGAGACTGGAGCTAAAATCTCTGTTCTTGGCAAGGGATCAATGAGAGATAAGGCAAAG GAAGAAAATCTGCGAAAAGGAGGGGACCCCAAATACAGCCATCTGAATATGGACCTCCATGTGTTCATAGAGGTCTTTGGACCACCGTGTGAATCCTATACCCGTATGGCACATGCAATGGAAGAAGTTAAAAAGTTCTTGGTTccg ctGACACCTGAGTCTTTTTCATACCAGGACATGATGGATGACATCTGCCAGGACCAGTTTATGGAGCTTTCCTATCTTAATGGAGCACCACCAGAACAAACCCGAGGAGGATCAAGAGGTGGACCAAGCAGGGGCCGAGGGGGTCCCCCACCTGCTGCAGCTTCTTCTAG AGGCAGGGCTGGGCCTCTTCGTCCTCTTGTTCCAAGAGGTGCACCTGGACGTGGGTCCATAACTCGTGGTGGCAGCGTGAGCCGCCCTGTACCACCTTCATCTGCTAATCGAGGTGCACCTGCTGGCAGATCCCGTGGTGCAGCTATCCAGAGAATCTCCCTTCCACCTCCTGCACCTGAAACATATGATGAATAT GGTTATGAAGACTCTTATGCAGAGCCCAGCTACGAAGGTTATGAGGGATATTACAATCAAAGCCAAGG AGAAACTGAATATTATGATTATGGCCATGGAGAGGGTCCTGAATCATATGAGAGTTATG GACAAGATAACTGGAATGGCTCACGACCATCACTGAAGGTTCCCTCTTCGCGGCCTTTGAAGGGCGGTGCATACAGAGAACATCCCTATGGGCGCTTTTGA
- the khdrbs1.L gene encoding KH domain-containing, RNA-binding, signal transduction-associated protein 1 isoform X2, with the protein METETKYLPELMAEKDSLDPSFTHAMSLLGKEIERLKKGGDAKKEEEDTFLDLFSHKNMKLKERILIPVKLYPKFNFVGKILGPQGNTIKRLQEETGAKISVLGKGSMRDKAKEENLRKGGDPKYSHLNMDLHVFIEVFGPPCESYTRMAHAMEEVKKFLVPDMMDDICQDQFMELSYLNGAPPEQTRGGSRGGPSRGRGGPPPAAASSRGRAGPLRPLVPRGAPGRGSITRGGSVSRPVPPSSANRGAPAGRSRGAAIQRISLPPPAPETYDEYGYEDSYAEPSYEGYEGYYNQSQGETEYYDYGHGEGPESYESYGQDNWNGSRPSLKVPSSRPLKGGAYREHPYGRF; encoded by the exons AGATTGAAAGGCTGAAGAAGGGAGGCGATGCTAaaaaggaggaagaagacactTTTCTTGACTTATTTTCCCATAAAAACATGAAATTGAAAGAGCGTATTTTGATCCCAGTCAAACTTTATCCCAag TTTAATTTTGTTGGAAAGATCCTTGGACCACAGGGAAACACAATCAAAAGGTTACAGGAGGAGACTGGAGCTAAAATCTCTGTTCTTGGCAAGGGATCAATGAGAGATAAGGCAAAG GAAGAAAATCTGCGAAAAGGAGGGGACCCCAAATACAGCCATCTGAATATGGACCTCCATGTGTTCATAGAGGTCTTTGGACCACCGTGTGAATCCTATACCCGTATGGCACATGCAATGGAAGAAGTTAAAAAGTTCTTGGTTccg GACATGATGGATGACATCTGCCAGGACCAGTTTATGGAGCTTTCCTATCTTAATGGAGCACCACCAGAACAAACCCGAGGAGGATCAAGAGGTGGACCAAGCAGGGGCCGAGGGGGTCCCCCACCTGCTGCAGCTTCTTCTAG AGGCAGGGCTGGGCCTCTTCGTCCTCTTGTTCCAAGAGGTGCACCTGGACGTGGGTCCATAACTCGTGGTGGCAGCGTGAGCCGCCCTGTACCACCTTCATCTGCTAATCGAGGTGCACCTGCTGGCAGATCCCGTGGTGCAGCTATCCAGAGAATCTCCCTTCCACCTCCTGCACCTGAAACATATGATGAATAT GGTTATGAAGACTCTTATGCAGAGCCCAGCTACGAAGGTTATGAGGGATATTACAATCAAAGCCAAGG AGAAACTGAATATTATGATTATGGCCATGGAGAGGGTCCTGAATCATATGAGAGTTATG GACAAGATAACTGGAATGGCTCACGACCATCACTGAAGGTTCCCTCTTCGCGGCCTTTGAAGGGCGGTGCATACAGAGAACATCCCTATGGGCGCTTTTGA